One genomic region from Rosa rugosa chromosome 1, drRosRugo1.1, whole genome shotgun sequence encodes:
- the LOC133724288 gene encoding asparagine synthetase [glutamine-hydrolyzing] 2 isoform X5 — protein sequence MCGILAVLGCADNSQAKRSRIIELSRRLRHRGPDWSGLHCHGDCYLAHQRLAIVDPASGDQPLYNEDKTVIVTVNGEIYNHKRLRETLKGHRFRTGSDCEVIAHLYEEHGEEFVDMLDGMFSFVLLDTRDNTFMAARDAIGITPLYMGWGLDGSIWFASEMKAISDDCERFISFPPGHLYSSKQGGLRRWYNPEWFLEKIPSSPYDPIILREAFEKAVLKRLMTDVPFGVLLSGGLDSSLVAAVACRYLAKSEAARQWGSQLHTFCVGLEGSPDLKAAREVADYLGTHHHEFHFTVQEGIDALEEVIYHIETYDVTTVRASTPMFLMSRKIKSLGVKMVLSGEGSDEIFGGYLYFHKAPSKEEFHQETCQKIKALHLYDCLRANKSTSAWGVEARVPFLDKEFIKTAMDIDPEWKMIRPDLGRIEKWVLRKAFDDDQKPYLPKHILYRQKEQFSDGVGYSWIDGLKDHANKQDLWLNRFWLNCVVQIKSSAT from the exons atgTGTGGAATTCTCGCCGTCTTGGGCTGCGCCGACAACTCTCAGGCCAAGCGCTCTCGCATTATCGAACTCTCGCGCCG GTTGAGGCATCGCGGTCCTGATTGGAGCGGGTTGCATTGCCATGGGGATTGTTACCTTGCTCATCAGCGATTGGCTATTGTGGACCCTGCCTCAGGAGATCAGCCACTCTACAACGAGGACAAGACCGTCATTGTCACG GTTAATGGTGAGATATATAACCACAAGCGGTTGAGAGAAACATTGAAGGGTCATCGATTCCGAACTGGCAGTGACTGTGAAGTCATAGCGCATCTT TACGAGGAACATGGGGAAGAATTTGTTGACATGCTGGACGGGATGTTCTCCTTTGTCCTCCTTGATACAAGAGACAACACTTTCATGGCGGCTCGAGATGCTATTGGCATTACCCCACTTTACATGGGTTGGGGTCTTGATG GATCAATTTGGTTTGCTTCAGAAATGAAAGCTATAAGTGATGATTGTGAAAGATTCATATCTTTTCCTCCTGGGCATCTATACTCTAGCAAACAAG GAGGGCTGAGAAGGTGGTACAATCCAGAATGGTTTTTGGAGAAGATACCATCATCTCCTTATGATCCCATTATTTTACGCGAGGCTTTTGAGAAG GCTGTGTTAAAGAGACTTATGACAGATGTACCATTCGGTGTTCTTTTGTCCGGAGGATTGGACTCGTCACTCGTTGCTGCTGTGGCTTGTCGCTATTTGGCTAAATCAGAAGCTGCACGTCAGTGGGGGTCACAATTACATACCTTTTGCGTTGGCTTAGAG GGTTCTCCAGATTTAAAAGCAGCAAGAGAAGTTGCTGATTATCTTGGAACTCATCATCACGAGTTTCACTTTACTGTTCAG GAAGGCATAGATGCACTTGAAGAAGTTATCTACCATATTGAGACATATGATGTGACCACTGTCAGAGCCAGCACTCCAATGTTTCTTATGTCTCGTAAGATAAAATCTCTGGGAGTAAAAATGGTCCTTTCTGGTGAAGGTTCAGATGAAATCTTTGGTGGCTACTTGTATTTCCACAAGGCACCAAGCAAGGAGGAGTTTCACCAAGAAACATGCCAGAAG ATTAAAGCTCTTCACCTGTACGACTGTCTGAGGGCCAACAAATCGACTTCAGCTTGGGGTGTTGAGGCTCGAGTACCGTTTCTTGACAAAGAATTCATCAAGACTGCGATGGACATTGATCCAGAATGGAAAATG ATCAGGCCTGATCTTGGGAGAATTGAGAAGTGGGTCTTGCGCAAAGCATTTGATGATGATCAGAAGCCATATTTACCAAAG CACATCTTGTATAGGCAGAAGGAGCAGTTTAGTGATGGTGTCGGTTACAGCTGGATTGACGGCTTGAAAGATCATGCCAACAAACAA GACCTGTGGTTAAATCGATTCTGGTTGAACTGTGTGGTCCAGATTAAGAGTTCTGCAACATAA